The stretch of DNA CATTTGTTTAGTAATACTACCTATATCCCCTTTGTATTGTACCCTTTTGACCTTGATGTTGGACTTTCACCAAATGTATGTACAGGTACaatgtcaaatttgtcacatttGATTTATCAAAATAGCTATTTTCATATTCTCTTTCTAACAAAGTTAACTATTTCTATACCGTGAGGCTAAAGTGGTCAAAGTTCACAGCCAAAGTCTAAGTTTGACATTATATATgtgatggagggagtatttattacACCATATTTTGTTAACAAAAAGTTTTTAAACATTGAGACTGTAATCCCTTGTGAAGTAAATGGTAGCCAAGACACATTTAACTTATTAAGAAATTAATGAAAGTTAGTATATACGAGGGAGTATTTATTACACCATATTTTGTTACCAAAAAGTTTTTAAACATTGAGACTGTAATCCCTTGTGAAGTAAATGGTAGCCAAGACACATTTAACTTATTAAGAAATTAATGAAAGTTAGTATATACGATAAGTATCTAATGGCATCCTCCTGTGGTATTTAATTTCGGCTTTGATAGTGTATCACAACTGTGTTAAAAAGGTTTTGAAGGTAGCCGCGTATATAGACAATCTTCTCTTTGTGGCGTAACAACCAAGATCAGGGGACAATGACTGATTCTAAGTTCAAATCCACATACAAGATTGTATTCAATTGCTCCCCTCCAACAACTACCACTCTTACTACATTACTTTAATTTCTCAAGGGTTCCGCAAACAGTGGGGCCTGGGAGGTTGGATACACACACAACAAAGAGGGGCGATTTCCAAATGAACccagatgaaaattgcgtcgataATTGCATTTGATGACTGCTACTTCTTTAGTGGGACATTTTGCTATAATTCATCATTATCCAAACCAAAGACTACCGAATCTTTGCAACATTGAAAATGGAAACACCATGGCCCTCTCGTATGAAAATGCTGCAAAGGGTTTGGATGTTAAAAATAATCTTCATGCTGCTTGCTCTTCGTGTGACTCCTGTCCTGTTCTGACACATTCTTGTTTGAATGATCTAGTGAACAACAGCCTCTGAAATTAAATCCTACTGAGGTGGGCGAGGTGATTGCAGCTGTGTGCTCAGAGACATTAACTCCAAATTTGAATCTTATGACCATTTCAACTGGGTTAAGCAGTCATCGTTCGAAGCCATCAATCGATGTGGCTGTTAGTGTTCTTATCAAACTTGTGATTGACATGTAAGTTCCATGATTTCATCTGGAATGTTAGTGGCTCCTATCTTGTGAAGTCTATCTTAATGTGTTCATTGATAACCTTGACTTTTGCGGTCTTAAATACATGAAAGCTAAACTCACCTTAATCAAATGGCCTTCCTTTTGAAATATCGCCCATGATTATTTTTAtcagtttatttttcttgtttcaAATTCTATAACTATGGCGACCTCTTGAAAAAGATTGTAACTAAACTGCGTTTTTCTTTCGGTATGATACATGATGTGGTTTTACCATAATGGGCGTCGATCATTGCTAAATATTCCTCATCTCTATATCTAGGTACGTTTTGGATTCTGAATCTGCTGCTCCTCTCACTCTCTCTATGTTGGAGGTGCTATTTTGAATCCATACTCTCCTCTTATAATGTTAGAAATTTGACATAGCATCTTAGTGACAAGGGTCTATTTACAGGATATGGTTTGTTCTCCCAGATTATCTTCTAGAACTCGTGCCTTTGACTTGATTCTCAATCTGGCTGTTCATGCTCATCTATTGGAGCCGGTTGTGCGTGATGATGTTTCAACCATAGAAGAAGATTATTCACAAGAATTGACCTTTGACAATGAGACCCATGTTGAAACACAAAAGAAGAAATCAGATTCATGTAATAAGGCAGGACTCTCTTCGGCTATTGACAAGTTTGAGTCCTGGATTCTAAACATTCTGTATGAGATTCTTATGCTTCTTGTCCAGGTAAATGAATCATCGACTTTTAACATCTTTGCCTTAGCAATTTGACAATGTTTTTATCATGCTCCTCTGGATAATAGATTAATGAAGTGCAATAGTTCTAGTCAAGGTAACAGATAATGCAGGCTCTTTCTAGTGAAGTCACCTGAAGTAGTTCCTTATAGATGACAATATGGCCAATATTTTCGAACTTACACAAGTTAGCTTATGCTCACATATTAATTTTATTGATTCGTTTGTCAATATGTGATTATTCGCTCCTCTAAAATAATTAAATAGCACCACACAATGAATCGATATGGACAAATGAATCTATAAAATTAATATCACAAGATTTATGGAGTCTACGATCGAATAGATAGTTATCCCTTTCGCAATGTTTTTCCCCTTATTCTTTCCTGGATGCTTACCTGTGTTCAGAGATCTTTCTTTTCTTACCACAGGTTTATATCACAAGATTTATGGAGTCTACGATCGAATAGATAGTTATCCCTTTCGCAATGTTTTTTTCTGATTCTTTCCTGGATGCATACCTGTGTTCATAGATCTTTCTTTTCTTATACTAAAGAATATATAATTTGTGCATTTTGTTGGTGATTTAAGTAGCTTTTGTAGCGTGAATTCCTAAGTTCAGATATTTATCGCTTATATTGATAGCTTCAATCCTCCATCCTTTAAGTCCCCCCATCCCccacacaaaaaaataaaattgaaaGACCAGACAAGAAAGGAAGAACATTTTCTATTGACTTGGTAACAACTGCAGACTGTTTATATTCATTTAACTTCTCATCTACAACCAATCTAATCTTTTGTGGTGCATAAATCACAgatagaagaggaagaagaatcTGTTTGGGCATCTGCTTTGagttgtttgctttactttgtctGCGATCGAGGCAAAATACGAAGGAGCCGATTAAAAGGCCTTGACATTCGGGTCGGTACTTTCCTTCCATTTTTTATTTGGATGCATAGCATACTTTGACTATGCACTGTGACTGTTGGATTAATAGCAATAAcctcctccccccccccccccctttcctctattacaacaacaacaacatcagagcctcaatcccaaaatgatttggggtcggctgacatgaatcatcctttagaaccttccaagggtgaacgcacacctcaaaatgcgaatagacaAGGGGGAAATGAAAAACAAAGGGAGAGCGAAAAAGTAATGCAAAGTCAAGTTAAACTcacaggttttaaaatcgaattccggatttcttttataaaaacttaaagtttaaatcgagagaaaagattaaaacgatttagaAAACCGAAATataattaaggatccggaatgccttaaaagtaaaccaagtaaaatatataagaaagtggttggtaaaaaagtgtaataaaggagagaagaacaaataatttaatttttttaaattaaataaaaacactaaatatgtcagaaaaacatcaaatactaaaaatccacatgtatcctttatTACTTAATAAAAAAAGTCCACCTCCCTATTACCTCAGAACTTGCCTCTGTCTGTTATCTGGTAGTGCTGCCTTTTTTGTTCTTTCTGCTAGGGTACTAGGATTTTAAGATTTTACTCGTAATATTTTGACAGTATATTTTTTGAAAAGGAAGAATTCATTAATAGAATGCCGACCCGCGCTTATGAGAACCGAAGAATGTTTTGCCTTTTTTGTTTGCTTATATGTTACTTTTACTCTCTAACCTGCTGTGTGGACTATTGattatgtttatttatttatttattttattggaTTTTATTTCTGGACTTATTGCTGAACACAATTAAATTAATTGAATAAATTGACTTGTCTAATTGGAGGTCTTAAAGTTTTAGTTCTCTTCAGCATTATATCTTCACTTGCTGCAAAATATTCAAGCAGCCCATGGCATACTCCTTAGTGCCTATTGATCTGAACCTTTTGTTATCTTATAATTCTTAATTCAGGTGGTTAAGGCATTGATAGAAATCAGTCGGAGTAGTTCATGGGCTGAGATTGTTCACTCCAAGCTCGTTTTAATATTAGTGAGAATGTTCTATGATTTTTCTGATGAAGATAGCTTAACCTCTCATGCTACCCTTAAATTTCTTGCTGATCAAGTTGATATGATTGGAGGAATTGATTTCATCTTCTTGGAGGTAAGATTACTATATGGCCTATAGAGGATTTACTCTGCCTCTTTTTTTGTTTATGGAGAAGTGGGGCCACTGGGCAAATACCTATAGGGTAATTGTGATTTGTGATTATTTGTTTCTCTCTTTTTCTTCAGTCTCTAAGTCCAGCTTTTTTTTATTAGTACTTTTTCATGTATAGCTTCCTTTCCTGTAGAATTTCAACTGGTAGTAACATttatttgggggggggggggggggggagcacTATCGGAGTCCGACGTCAAATTTTGGATCCCTCTAAAATAAGTTCCTGTGTTTTGAGATTTCAAAGATCTGACACTCGGATCTATAAATGCGTCGGATCCTCATGCATGAGTCCGACCATCGTAGAGGTGAAGTGGAAGAAATGAAAGGAAAGGTATTTGCTACTCAACTAACAAAGTGAGCCTGGCAACAAATCTAGCTAATGTGTATGGAAATCATAAATGTTGATGTAGTATGCTATTTTTCTTAATGTATATGGAAGTTTGTTCTCTTAATTTTTGTCATTACCATGTAATGTAGTATTCACTGGCAAGAACAACTGACGAAAGGAGAAATCTGTACTCATTGCTCTTTGACCATGTTCTGCATCAACTAAATGTAGCAAATATTGCTTCTGGAGTTCCTGAGCATGGCATTGGGGAAATTCAACCTCTTGCAACATTGCTTTATCTTGCAAATGCTCCGGAAGCCTTTCATATTTCAGTTAAGCTAGGGGTGCAAGGTATCGGCGAACTTCTGAGAAGATCAGTCTCTGCCACATTATCCAGATATTCAGATAGTGAACGATTGAACAATGTGAGTCTCTTGTTTTTTCTCCCTTTCCTCTCTTCGTTGGGTGCATTTGTGAAAATGGTTACCATTAGATAACAACGTTACCCTAGTGCCTGAAATGCTTCATATGAAAATATAAATAGACCGTATTGTAATGATCCACAATGAAATTGTCTTGAGGGCTTGACTGACGATTACTTAACAGAAAAAAATGCTTTCCTGACTCATTTTACAATGTCTCATCTTATGTCAAAAGAATAACTCTGGTCTGGCTCTGTGACAGGCTATCACACACCTCTTAAAAATACCCTAcggtctctaactaatgcagtCAGGGAGAGACTTTTCGTATTCTAAATGCAATTAAGCAAGTTTGTCAAGTCACAATTTCGGTTGTTTGATTTTGATAGCTAAACTATAACAATAAGTAAATGAGAAGAATGTAAATGATGATAAAACTATATAGAGAAAGAGCTAGGGTCGTCGGTTCATTATGGATGTCATAGGGCAAGATATGGGTCATAAATCAATCTAGTAAATCGGTCTAAAGGGTAATGACAAGGTCCTCTCGGATTGCTAATCGCCCTAGAATGCACCTAACGGGCTCTCACTACGTATTAGGTTACCCTATCAATTGCAACAGGTCGATTCCGTGTCTATTTCGTTTCAGGCTCTTGATCTTAGGCCAGGAATTACCAATTCAAATAAGCAATTAAGGCCTTTAACTAATTATTTGCGATTAGAGATTGCAATTAACGATTTAGATTAATAAAGATGATTGATTTAATAACCTTATGCATATACCCAATTAATCCATAAATCCTCTAAACCCTAGTGATGTAATAGCTACTCATGATTTGATTAATAACAAAAGCAATAATGATAAGAGCAATAACGAATGATTTCATATCTAAAGAACAATATGAATAATTAAGCGTAAAACAAAGAACTAGGGAAGAGAGAATATATGAACCAACAAAGAGGAAGAAAGAACAGGGATTAATTAAATTACCAAATGAAAGGAACTAGTAGCAATAACAAGGGAGAATAATCCAATCTAAGGAAACAAGATGCAAAGTACTAAGAGGAAACTATTTAGGGTTCTAAACTCTGTAGTCTAACGTAATGGTAGTCTAGGTCTCTCACCTCTTTTATGTTCCGAGCTATTTAAACGAAAATTACACTTAAAAATTACGAAGTACGGAGTCAAAACGAGCCAGGTGGTAAATCGACCAAGCAGGCAAGTCGACCGACCCAGTCCATAGGTCAGTCGACCTATACTCCAGGTTCAGGTCGGTCGACCTCCGTCCCGCATTTCCTGCAACGCGCATTGAACTTCACAAgactgccatttctttgttacttggccTACTCGAgcgttttcggtggcgttggaaagctaacaggataagctttcatctccaatcaCTTGATTATCAATTGTAGAACTCGAGTTATGGCATAAAGTGGGCATACGTAGtgtgaagctcttcctttgctcgacAAACCATCATCCATGGGCAATGGTCAACATATCTAGCCCGTTAATCAATTGAACATCTTAGTTAAGCTTCCCTACTTTGGTACAGACTCCAGAGGAATGATTTCCATGCTCTATTTGTATCGAGACTAGGGACGGAAGTTTATTTCACCCTTATTGAAGGGACTTGGCTTGCATTCACATACTTGGGCAAATAACCTGCAAAAGTCATAACAAGTACCCAAAGTAGCATctaaaatgcatagaaatgcgtgccaaaataGATGAATAATCGCATATAAAGGCACGCATCACTCTATATGATATGGAAAGTGGACAAAATTTGAGTTTCTTCTAGACATTCATGAACCTTATTCAGGATTTGTCAGGTTGTTTTTAGCAAGTAGATTTGGGCAAATATCCAAGTTTTAAATAGTTTTGAGTAGAAAAAAGGGAGTTAATATTCAACGCATTTACTACCTTTGTCACCCAACACTACGATGAGACCCTCCTTTCTGAGCCAATAAACAAGGACTCAGGGTTATCTGATTTGGTATTAATATGTAACATATTCTAAGCAATGCCATGATATGAATATGTATGGACTAGATTACAATTCTCCGGCATCAGCGACTTTGGTAATCGATAATGGACCACTTGATCCCAGTAGGCAGAGCTTGTTACTGAAATTGTTGAAATATCGTACGAATTTATTAGAAGACACTCCGCTCTGCCAGCAATGTGAATCTTATCATTTATTGGAAGTACAGATATTACAGGTGGTCTACTTTTATGAAGGATATAGACTTGTAGCAAAATGATTCTGAAAGTAGCCAATTACGTTTTACTGATGTCATTGGCACTTTTTTTAACTGACACGGGCTTAGCGCGTAAAAATGTCACACAACATACTCGTCGGCGCTTATAACCATGTAATTCCATTGTAACTTTGGATTTAGGATTGTCACCAAGTAGCGTGTATTCTAGTGATGATGATGATTCATTTATGGGATTAATTTAATGCTTTTTGTACTTGCCCTCCTCCATTCGAAGCTTGTTTATCCTCCGTTTGTGTGCCTGGAGTGCCCTCATCCACCCATTGTTGCTTTCTGAGCCACTTCTAGTTACCTACTCATGGACAATTTGTTATGACTTTCTCATGCTTATGTCTGTCTGTGGTGTGTTTGCTTGTCCAGATCCTTGAGAAGATCACGACCAAGTTTGATTCTATAATAAACTCATTTACTCATCTTCAAAAAGAGTTCTCTGATTCAAGACAGCTCACGAAAACATGCAGACTTTTGAAAAGTATTGATGATGGAGATTTAGGGAGGAGTATTGCTAAGAAAGCTAAGTTGTCATGGGCAACTCTGCATTCTCTTCTTCATTCTGATCGAATTCCTTGTCGCCAGAATGGGTATATATGGTTGGGTGATCTGCTCGTTTTGGAAGTAAGCAAGGAGGGTGGTGACAAGTTATTATCAAATATATGTAGCTTGCAGCAGCAGATCAATTTAGTTGACCTGAAAGATCCTTCTGCTCTCCCTGAGATTCCTCTGTCCGTCTGGCTAATGTGTGGCTTGTTGAAGTCGAAGAAAAACACCATTAGAGCAGGCTTTCTATTTGTTCTGGAAGTTCTTCTCATGCGATGTAAATTTTTGTTGGATGAGAATGAGCTGGACCATTCAGTCAATAGAGATGAGGATCCTCAGGGGGATAATTGTCTTGAAAAAGCAAACTCAGTGATAGACATCATGAGCTGTTGCTTGTCACTGGTAACTCAACTAAATGAGACAGATCACTTCAATATTTTGAAGGTATTTGGGTGTATAACTTGTTGGTGGTTACACAACAAAATTAAATTCGGTCTAAGAGTTGCTTGAATTTTTTTGCAGATGTGTGACATTTTATTCTCCCAGTTGTGTCTTAAAGTTCCTCCTGCATCCACAGATGCAAGCCAGCGTAAAAGAGGTTCAAGTGGCTCAGATGTAAATAACAATGAGCTAGGTGACTGTGTTCCCCTGCAAGAGAATCTTCAGCGTAGAGGACCAGAGGATGCTGATAACTTTTATACGACATTGGTTTGTGAGACATCATCAATGGCTGCCTTGCTTCTTCAAGGAAGAGTAATTGTTCCTTTACAGTTGGTTTCACGAGTTCCCGCTGTTTTGTTTTATTGGCCTTTGATTCAACTTGCTGGCGCTGCGACTGATAACATTGCTTTGGGAGTCTCTGTTGGCAGTAAGGGTAGAGGAAACCTACCAGGTGCCACATCAGACATTCGTGCCGCTCTTCTTTTACTTCTAATTGCAAAATGCACGGCCGATCCTACTGCTTTTGAAGAAGTCGATGGAGAAGATTTTTTTAGGTGCCCTCTCTCTCTCACTAACCTATCTTTCTCTCTTTCTGATTAGTTATTCTCTCACTTTTGTTATGGTAAAGGTGTAAAATGGGTGCCTTTTATTTCTGTAGACAACTCCTGGATGATACGGACTCAAGGGTGGCTTATTACTCGTCGGCTTTCCTTTTGAAGGCatgtatttttatcattttttgtggATGTTAGCTTTATTTAGTGGTATGATTCACCCTCTAAATGGTATGATATATGTTGACAAAGAAATCTATGTATGTAAAACACAGAGAATGATGACGGCAGATTTTGATAATTACCAGCGCAGACTTCAAAAACTTGTTATTAGAGCGCAGCAGGTATCCTTTCATTGTAAAATGTTTTGGACTATGATTACCAGTAGATGTTTCTCTGGTGTCTGCTTTCATAATATTATCCCCACTACTTTAATGTATGGTTTAATCTCCCTCTAGTCCTCTGCCCATGGGGCAATTGAACAATAAGTCCTTGCTTTCCCTATGGAAGATACATAATATGAGCAACATGCCTTTGTTACTCAGCCCCTTCCGACATATGATCTATTTAAGCAAAATGGCTAAAATTGTTAGCACTTTTTATATTTTGAAGTATTAGTTGCTTGATGTCAATCTCAATGCATTTGTTTGATATGGCTATGAGTCATTGGGACCAATCTCTATGTTAAACACTTAGGGTTCATGGGAGCTTTTCAGGCACCAAGGTAATGTTTTAGTATGTGACTGTACGTTTAAGAATTCATGGCTACAGCAATAAATAGTTAATTCTTCCTCAAACTCTACAATGCAGAGCAATAATGAAAAACTATTGGAGAATCCTTATCTCCAAATGCGCGGAATACTTCAGTTATTAAATGATCTTGGAAGTGGTCTATAATCTCAGAACTGTTATCTAGAGATTTTAATACCTTCCGTATCCGTGGTCTTTTTCCTTGTTACCTGGGTGAAGCTGAAAGTTATAAAGGATACACAAATCAATATTGGTTATAAAACTGCAATAAGGTCATGATAGATGAGTGCTTGATCCAGTTATTCCATCTGCATTCAGCAAAGTGCATTCCTGACTGATATTTGTGGAACTCTTGGCTGATCTCCTTGTGAATCTCTGAATATATTTTTGGGAAGCCGTAAGCTTTTGAGATGCTTTGGCTTTTGCATCTCGAGTGACACTTATTGAAAGGGTATTATTGTGAGGCTGATATGCACACTTTAGCCTGAAGCTCTTCTTTCAGTCGACATTTAAGATGTGGACCCAGATTTAGCTTGCGGTTGCTCGTGAAAATATGCCTAAGTTTGCATTTTGGTCGCAGAAGCCGTGTTCTCAAATCTGCGATGGGTTTCTTACTCAAAGGAGAGCATCTGCTCAGGTATGCATTATTTATGCATTTAGTTGTGCTAGTTACGTATTGCTTGCTTCTTTGTCAGAGGTTCAGTTTATTCTCATTTGGTAAAATATAGTACTTTTTCTGAGTATACTTAGTTGGTCTTTCATCAAATAGACGTGGGATTGATGTTGCTGGTTAAACTAACCAATTCGTGAGAGTCAAATGTTATACCACTTGGTAATGTGTTGAATAACAATTACAGTGTGCATGGTTTGTAGTATCACACGTGGAACCTTTTATAGTTACCTTTGCCCTTCCTGGTGTCAATACTGAACGTGCTATGGGGACCAGTTGGTTCAATCATCAGTTCTGGCTTCATCCAGAAAATCCATACTGATAGTGCACACTGACATTATAGTATAGCCTTAAGTGTCATGCGGCCGCTGACTAAGAATTTTTTGGTTATTAGTAGACATAATCTCTCTCTTTTTAATCTTAttcctttttcttttccttttttgtttggGTTATTTCTGCTGTTTGGCATCTCCAATCTTTGACCCAATGAATAAAAGTTACTAAAAGAACTTGAGTTTTTGTTTGAATCCTAAGAGGATGCATGATACCTAAAAGTTTTTTAATCCTATCTCCAATCTTAAGGTTGAAGATGCTCAACGTCCCTTTTTTTCGGTATGATATTTTGTATCGGAATTCACCTTCTGAAGTCCAATATCACGATCTCTTCAGAATTGTTTTCTCCAAAGAAACTTCCATGAGGGAAGTTGTTTTATGGGATGGCAATCATCATAATTGGAATGTTCTCTTTTTGAGGCTCCCTAATGATCGAAGGGCTTTTTGATTTGAGGCTTGTGGAGTCATGTTCTTGTGTTAAATTTAGTTTGTCATGGAAATGAAGGGATGATTTTGTTACATAATAAATCAAAGCATTTCTTGATTGAGATGTTGAACATCTATTTACTCTTTTATAAAATCCTGACTCTATTGACTTCCCAGGCACTATAATTTGGAATGCAAAGAATGTCCAAAAACTTGTCTTTTGGCGTGGGTTGTAGAAAATGAGAGAATCCCAACAAAAGACATTTTCAAGAGAAGAAATTTTAATTTGGCTAGCCTGTGTTCCTGATGTAATGAGAATGTAGAATCCATTGATCATATTTTACTCTCTTGTCGTATGATCCTGTCATTTTGTCATTTCTTCTCTTTTCCACTTGGATTAGGTTCACTCTCGTAAGGCTAAAGATGATCTTTTTGCTTGAAAGCGAAGGATGAAAATGGGTTAGATCTAGACCTGTCAAAACCGACCTGATacgacccgaaaacccgacccgtttttcttagggttacaaacccgTTTTTTCGACCCGTGACCCggttgacccgaacccgaaatgacccgttattttagggtcgagacccgacccgttgggtcaagggaaaatcatgaattttattaaaaatattaataattatatattatatttgaaaatatagttaaaaaattattttttttattacttaaaattgcaaattcaactaaaaagttATAACTTtcataatatttaataataaaataattattaaaaaaactttattttaataattatgtcaatataattaatgtaaatgttgaatatgattaaaataatagTTTTAAAGATGttttactttttaaaaaaatattttttaaattaaaaaaatcgtttaaaaaagacgttaaaaattatttcttgacccgtattctggccataacccgacccgtgacccgtatgacccgacttGTATCTGACCCGGCCCGTATTTGACCCAACCCGCATGACCCAACCCAGGACCCGACACGCCCGACCCGTTTGAAGGTCTAGTTAGATCAACAAAATTTGACCTGGCAATGTACTAGCTGTCTTGGAATCTACATAAATTGCATACTTTCATGATCGGGAGACTATCACACATTGTTTGGATAGAGATAAGGGAGGGAAGAGAGGGGAAGGAAAGGGAAATTCTTTTAGTGCCATAATTGTTGAACCTGTCGGGGGAAATTGCTGCTATTAATTAAACTTCTGAAGGGAAGAATAAATATTGTTAAGGATGATAAATTTTCTTTGTTTTGCAACTTTTTATTTATGTGGTTAAAAATGTTTGATATTTGGAAGACATTTTAGTACATTTTAGACATTTAGGTTATTGAAATGAGAAATATCTCAAACGTTAGATCATTAAAGAGAAATGAGTGAAGTGTCACGGTTGTAAAGTTAATTAACTGAAAACTCAAGCATCAGAAGAAAATACTCTTTCCCTATTGTAAGTGTCTTTTATCTTAGGTTTGTGTGAAACATATTATGCTAATTCTAAAACTGTCAATGTTGAGAATATTCATGTTTTAACATTTTCTATTGtaaccaatcgttggttggcgcagtggtagcatgggcaTGCGCTtcgtagggaggtctgcggatcgatcccccacaactgcgattgggaggggtttaaataccgtaatccttggacaagccccgaaatccggattagtcggcccaatgtggttcggattaccggatgatttagaccaaaaaaaaaacattttctaTTGTAGGTCTAAAACTGTCAATGCTGAGAGTATTCATGCCTTAACACTTTCTATAGTAATGTGTTGGgggggcgtttggttgggggTATTcaggaaagggaaagggaaacaaATTGGTTGATAccctttgttgttgtttgtttgaccaAAACAATCTTTCCCTTACCCCCTTCCTTACCCTCAAACTCCTTTAGATCCTTACCCCTCACCCCCCCAAGGTTCACCCCCCCAAGGTATGCCATACCCTTTCCCCTTCAACTCATCTTTTCACTGACCATCCACCACCATAGCTACTAACACCAAACCTAACCACGATCACCATGTGAGGGCTGACACATGCCATCAGGCCACCTAGTCTCCGACAACATCGCCACCACAATTACGAACACCCTCTGCGCCACCCCAACTAACCACCAACCTTTAACTCCTAACATTCATCATCACTGCCAATGGCTTGCGCCAACGACCTTATCCCTTGCGCCGACGACCTTTCGCCATTAATGAAACCATCACCACAAACACCCTTTAAAACCTCCTCCAACATCGCAAATGTCATCCCCCATCCTCGAATATTCCAGATTTGCTGCTTTTTGGGGCCGGGAAGAAGATTTCCGGTGTCAGGGAAGGGTTTTATGGGGTTTTTTGTGGTGGCTATAGTGGTGTCGGGAGGAGTTTCGCATGGAGGAGGGGAGGACGGTGAGAAAAGGCTGTAAATCGGAAGTTGTCGCTGGCACCGGTGACATTTTTTGGTCGGTGGTGGATGATAGTATTGATAGAAATTGGTGTTTGTT from Silene latifolia isolate original U9 population chromosome 10, ASM4854445v1, whole genome shotgun sequence encodes:
- the LOC141605646 gene encoding uncharacterized protein LOC141605646 isoform X1 — its product is MSSSYNSPSRSPGRGSTTAAAAAARLQLGAVSRLRSSSLKKPPEPLRRAVADSLSSSASSSTFSSISALSSHHLASSPSVHASEASRTLRDYLAAPSTTDLAYCVILEHTLAERDRSPAVVERCIALLKRYLLRYKPSEEILLQIDKFCVHIITECDIGLSRKLLPWSHSLNQQSGTTTTLSNSVTPVPVSSFASPTLIKSLKYVRSLVAQHIPRRSFQPAAFAGAPTASKQFLPSLSSLLSRSFNSQLSPAKSLEPPGRIDSTVSVPSQRKIESCEGIDDTEYITSDVLKWRWAGDQHSSVALADGCSGHNLNAQDLMRSNLLEVGAAALLVADIDVKKGPWKHFGTADMPYLDQLLQPSMSPGNNNSSARHHLRIITASKRTKSGSQQIWEDCSVSTFRPRARPLFQYRHYSEQQPLKLNPTEVGEVIAAVCSETLTPNLNLMTISTGLSSHRSKPSIDVAVSVLIKLVIDMYVLDSESAAPLTLSMLEDMVCSPRLSSRTRAFDLILNLAVHAHLLEPVVRDDVSTIEEDYSQELTFDNETHVETQKKKSDSCNKAGLSSAIDKFESWILNILYEILMLLVQIEEEEESVWASALSCLLYFVCDRGKIRRSRLKGLDIRVVKALIEISRSSSWAEIVHSKLVLILVRMFYDFSDEDSLTSHATLKFLADQVDMIGGIDFIFLEYSLARTTDERRNLYSLLFDHVLHQLNVANIASGVPEHGIGEIQPLATLLYLANAPEAFHISVKLGVQGIGELLRRSVSATLSRYSDSERLNNILEKITTKFDSIINSFTHLQKEFSDSRQLTKTCRLLKSIDDGDLGRSIAKKAKLSWATLHSLLHSDRIPCRQNGYIWLGDLLVLEVSKEGGDKLLSNICSLQQQINLVDLKDPSALPEIPLSVWLMCGLLKSKKNTIRAGFLFVLEVLLMRCKFLLDENELDHSVNRDEDPQGDNCLEKANSVIDIMSCCLSLVTQLNETDHFNILKMCDILFSQLCLKVPPASTDASQRKRGSSGSDVNNNELGDCVPLQENLQRRGPEDADNFYTTLVCETSSMAALLLQGRVIVPLQLVSRVPAVLFYWPLIQLAGAATDNIALGVSVGSKGRGNLPGATSDIRAALLLLLIAKCTADPTAFEEVDGEDFFRQLLDDTDSRVAYYSSAFLLKRMMTADFDNYQRRLQKLVIRAQQSNNEKLLENPYLQMRGILQLLNDLGSGL
- the LOC141605646 gene encoding uncharacterized protein LOC141605646 isoform X2, producing MSSSYNSPSRSPGRGSTTAAAAAARLQLGAVSRLRSSSLKKPPEPLRRAVADSLSSSASSSTFSSISALSSHHLASSPSVHASEASRTLRDYLAAPSTTDLAYCVILEHTLAERDRSPAVVERCIALLKRYLLRYKPSEEILLQIDKFCVHIITECDIGLSRKLLPWSHSLNQQSGTTTTLSNSVTPVPVSSFASPTLIKSLKYVRSLVAQHIPRRSFQPAAFAGAPTASKQFLPSLSSLLSRSFNSQLSPAKSLEPPGRIDSTVSVPSQRKIESCEGIDDTEYITSDVLKWRWAGDQHSSVALADGGHNLNAQDLMRSNLLEVGAAALLVADIDVKKGPWKHFGTADMPYLDQLLQPSMSPGNNNSSARHHLRIITASKRTKSGSQQIWEDCSVSTFRPRARPLFQYRHYSEQQPLKLNPTEVGEVIAAVCSETLTPNLNLMTISTGLSSHRSKPSIDVAVSVLIKLVIDMYVLDSESAAPLTLSMLEDMVCSPRLSSRTRAFDLILNLAVHAHLLEPVVRDDVSTIEEDYSQELTFDNETHVETQKKKSDSCNKAGLSSAIDKFESWILNILYEILMLLVQIEEEEESVWASALSCLLYFVCDRGKIRRSRLKGLDIRVVKALIEISRSSSWAEIVHSKLVLILVRMFYDFSDEDSLTSHATLKFLADQVDMIGGIDFIFLEYSLARTTDERRNLYSLLFDHVLHQLNVANIASGVPEHGIGEIQPLATLLYLANAPEAFHISVKLGVQGIGELLRRSVSATLSRYSDSERLNNILEKITTKFDSIINSFTHLQKEFSDSRQLTKTCRLLKSIDDGDLGRSIAKKAKLSWATLHSLLHSDRIPCRQNGYIWLGDLLVLEVSKEGGDKLLSNICSLQQQINLVDLKDPSALPEIPLSVWLMCGLLKSKKNTIRAGFLFVLEVLLMRCKFLLDENELDHSVNRDEDPQGDNCLEKANSVIDIMSCCLSLVTQLNETDHFNILKMCDILFSQLCLKVPPASTDASQRKRGSSGSDVNNNELGDCVPLQENLQRRGPEDADNFYTTLVCETSSMAALLLQGRVIVPLQLVSRVPAVLFYWPLIQLAGAATDNIALGVSVGSKGRGNLPGATSDIRAALLLLLIAKCTADPTAFEEVDGEDFFRQLLDDTDSRVAYYSSAFLLKRMMTADFDNYQRRLQKLVIRAQQSNNEKLLENPYLQMRGILQLLNDLGSGL